Within the Nocardioides humi genome, the region CGCGGCCGAGGCGGTGCTCTACCTGCACGCGGCGTACCCCGGCGCCACCATCCACTGCGTCCACTCCGGCTACGGCTACGTCACCTCCGACATGACCCCCTACGCCAACCGGATCTTCGACCCCTCCGCCGTGGACGACTACTTCTTCGCCCCGGCCGAGAACCGCCGCGAGCTGTTCGAGCGCCACCACACCACCAACTACTCGGCGGTGAACCCGAACACGATCGACCGGATCTTCGACGCCGACTACGCCGACCGGTGCGCCGGCCGGCAGCGGCTGGTCTGGCACAAGGCGTCCCGGCTCACCGAGCTCCGCGCCGACCGCGACGGCGTCGACCTCGGCATCTCGAGCCTGCTCACCGGCGGCGACGTGTCCGTCCGCGTGGACGCCGTGGTCTGCGGCACCGGCTACCGCGCGCTCGACCCGAGCACCCTGGTCGCCGGCCACGAGCGGCTGCTGGTGCGCGACGAGGACGGGCGGCCGCTGGCGAACCGCGACTACTCCGCGGTGCTCGCGCCCGAGTCGCGCGCGCGGCTGTTCCTGGTCGGCCAGACCAACCACACCCACGGCATCTCCTCGACCCTGCTGTCCAATGTCGCGGTCCGCGCCGGCGAGCTGGCCGACACGATCCGCGAGGCGGCCACGGTGCGCACGGGCGGCGCGGGATGAGTGCGATCGAGGCCGAGGACCTCCGGGCGTCGTACGGCGACGGGGCGGACGCCGAGGTGCTCAAGGGAATCAGCACGTCGATCCCGCGCGGGCGGCTGACGGTGATCGTCGGGCCGAACGGCTCCGGCAAGTCGACCCTGCTGATGACGCTGGCCCGGATCATGGCGCCCAGCGGCGGCGTGGTGCGGGTCGAGGGCCGCGACAGCGCGGGCCTGCGCGGCCGCGAGCTGGCCCGGCTGCTGGCGCTGCTGCCGCAGGAGGCCACCGCGCCCGAGGGCATCCGGGTCTGGGAGCTGGTCAGCCGCGGCCGGCATCCGCACCGCGGGTTCTGGCAGCCGCTCGGCGCCGAGGACCACCGCGCCGTCGAGGAGGCGCTGGAGCTGACCGGCTGCCGTGAGCTCGCGCAGCGCCGGATGGTCGAGCTGTCCGGCGGTCAGCGGCAGCGGGTGTGGATCGCCCTGGCCCTCGCCCAGCGCTCGCCGGTCCTGCTGCTCGACGAGCCGACCGCGCACCTGGACCTCTCGCACGCCCTCGACGTGCTCGACATCGGCGTCCGGCTCACCGCCGCCGGCAAGACCGTGGTCACCGTGCTGCACGACCTCAACCTCGCCGCGCGCTACGCCGACCGGATCATCGTCGTCGACGGCGGGCAGGTCGTCGGCGCCGGAGCGCCGACCGAGGTGATCACGCCGGAGCTGGTGGGCGAGGTGTTCGGCGTCGCGGCGCTCGTCGTACCGGACCCGGAGACGGGCTCGCCGCTCGTTGTCCCGCGCGCCCAGCACGGCCCGGCCGCCGTCCGCGCCGCCGTGGAGGCCGCGACCGACATCGGAGGTGCTGCGTGAGCACGACCCTCACCGCGGACGGCGTGCTGGCGGACCTCGCCGCCGCCGCGCGTCTCGAGATCCACGAGATCGACGGGGAGGACACCCTCTTCGACCTCGGCATCGACTCGGTCCGGCTGATGGCCCTGGTGGAGCGCTGGCGTGGGGCCGGCGCGGACATCGAGTTCAGCGAGCTCGCCGAGAACCCCACCGTCGCCGGCGTCCAGCGCCGGCTGATCCCGAGAATCAAGGAGACACGATGACCCCGACCACCCACGCGCGCGTCCGCCGCCGAGGACCGTTCGTCGCCACCGGTGCTGCACTGGCCGCCGCCGCGCTGGCCTCGACCCTGCTGGCCGGCTGCGGCACCGAGGACGACGCCGACGCCGCCGTACCCGAGATCGCCCCGGCGGCGAAGTGTGACGCCGACGTCGTCGTGGCCGAGGGCGAGGGGACCCGCACCGTCGCCACCGCGTTCGGCGACGTCGAGATCCCCGCCGACCCGCAGCGGGTGGTGGCGCTCGAGGGCGGCGCCGGCCCGGCGCTCGAGTCGGGCGTGGTGCCGGTCGGCATCGCCGACGACTACGCCGAGTCCTACCTGCCCGGGGAGTACGACCAGGTCAAGGACCTGCCGCTCGTGCTCACCCCGACGGCTGGGACTTCGACAAGCTCGCCTCGCTCGAGCCCGACCTGATGATCGGCTTCGTCCGCGGCGGCACCGAGGAGGAGCTCAGCCAGGACAAGGTGCGCGAGTGGAAGCGGCTCAGCAAGCTCGCGCCGACCGTGCTGATCCGGTCCAACGGCTCGGGCCAGACCAAGGACGTCAGCTGCGCGCTGCAGGTCGCGCTCGGCCACGCCGACGACGCGGACGCCGCGAAGCAGGCCTACGAGGACAAGGCCGCCGAGATCCGCGAGAAGTACGCCGACGTGCTCGCCGAGAACACCTTCGTGGCGCTCGACGCCTACGAGGACGAGGTCTCGGTCTTCTCGCCGATCTCCTGGATCGGCGACGTGCTCGCCGACGCCGGAGCGACCCCGCTCCCGCTGGTCGCCGACGAGACCACCGAGAACGCCGCCTTCCTCTCCACCGAGGAGCTGCGCCAGGTCGACGACGCCACCGTCGTCCTCTACTCCGAGACCGTCGACGGCGAGCTCGACCTGGGGGCGGTCGACCTGCAGAAGGCGCCGACGTACGCCGAGCTGACCGCGGTGAAGGCCGGCCACGCGTACGGCGTGCCGTACTTCTTCGCCGACCGCTACGCCACCGGCCTGGAGACCCTGCAGGCGCTCGAGGAGATCCTGCAGGACCTGCAGGGCTGACCATGACGACGACCCGACCGATCGAGCTCACCGAGGCGCAGCAGGGCGTCCTGGCCGCCCAGCTGATCGACCCCTCCTCCGCGGCGTTCACCGTGGGGGAGGCGGTCGTGCTGGAGGCCGGGCCCGGCACCGACCTGGACGACGAGCGGCTCCGTGCCGCCATCGCCCGGGCCTGCGCCGAGGCCACCGGCATGTGGCTCGACCTGTCGGGTGACCCCACGGGGACGGCGGCCGCGCTCCGGTCGCCGTCCGCGGAGGGCGTCGCCGTCGGCCTGATCGACCTGTCCGACCGGGCGGACCCGGACGCGGCCGCCGAGGAGTACCTCGCCGCCGCCATGGCGCAGCCCTTCGACCTCGGCGGCTTCCCGCTGTACGAGCAGACCGTGCTGCGCCTGGGCCCGCGCCGTCGTACCTGGCTGTTCCGGGCGCACCACGTCATCCTCGACGGCTACGCGATCCACCAGGTGATCCGCCGGACGCTGGCGCTGTACGCCTCGACGGACCAGGCGCCGGAGGACGTCGGCTGGGCGCACCCCGACGAGGTCGTCGCCGAGCAGCGCCGCTACCTCGGGAGCGCGGCCTTCGAGCGCGACCGTGCCGCCTGGGCCGAGCGGCTCGCGGGCGAGCCCACGCCGTCGCGGCTGCTGGGCTCCGCGGTGCCCGGCGGGCCGGCCGTGCGCTGCCGGGCCGAGAGCCGGGTCGACGGGCCCTCGGTCGATGCCGCGGCCGCGGCGCTCGACGCGACCTGGGCCGACCTGGCCATGGCCGCCACCGTGCTCCATCTGGCCCGGCACCAGCCCGCGTCCGGTGACGGGCCGGCGGACGTCGTCCTCGGCGTCCCCTCATGAACCGGCTCGGCTCGGCGGCCGCGCGCTGCCCCGCGATGGTGACCAACGTGCTGCCGCTGCGGGTCGCCGTCGACCCGGCCGCCGATCTCGTCACCCTCGTCGACCGGGTCGCGGCCGCCGCGGGCGCCGTGCGCCGGGGCGGCCGCTACCGCGCCGAGCGGCTCCAGCGCGACCTCGGCCTGCTGGTCTCCGGCAACCCGCTCACCCTGGCCGAGCTCAACATCAAGCTCTTCGACGCCCCGGTCGAGGTGCCGGGCGTCGCCGTCACCGTGCGCAACCTCGCCGAGGGCCCGCTCGACGACCTCTCCTTCTCCGTCGGCCGCACGCCCGACGGCGTGATCGGCTGGGTCGCGTCCGGGCCCGCCGGCGCGGCGGAGGACGAGGTCCGCGGACATCTCGATGGCGTGACGGCGCTCTTCGAGGAGCTCGTCGCCGCCGCCGGTACGACGGCGGTCGGCTCGATCGGTGCGTCGGCCCCGGCCGTGATCGAAGGCCCCGCCCTGGGCGCCTGGCCCGACCCCGCGGAGCGCTTCGCGCAGTCCGTCGCCGCCCACCCCGACCGGACCGCCCTCGTCTCCGACGGTACGACGTGGAGCTACCGCGCCCTCGACGAGCGGGTCGCCGCGGAGGCCGGCCGGATCCGGGCCGCCGGTGCCGGGATCGGCGACCTGGTCGCGGTCGACCTGCCGCGCGGAGCGGACTATGTCGTCGCGCTGCTCGCCCTGCACCGGCTCGGCGCGGTCGCCGTGGCGCTGGACGCCGAGTGGCCTGAGACCCGGCGGCGGGAGATGCTCGGCCGGCTGGGGGCGTCGTACACGCTCTCTGGGCTGGGGGAGGTCGCCGGTGACCCGGTGACCGCGCCGGTGCCCGTGCCCGCCGACGCGCTCGCCTACGTCATCCACACCTCCGGCTCGACCGGGTTCCCCAAGGCCGTCGGCATCACCCGCGCCGGACTGGGCCACTTCGTAGCGCACCACGAGCGGGTCGGGCTCTTCGCCGAGGCGCCGGCCGACCGGCCGCTGCGCGTCGCCCAGACCCTCGCGCTCGCCTTCGACGGCAGCTGGGACACGCTCCAAGGCGTGCTGCTGGGCCACGAGGTCCACCTCGTCGACCGCGACACCGGCCGCGACCCGGCGGCCCTCCGCGCGCTCCTCGCCGCCGAGCGGATCGACCTGATCGACACCATGCCGTCCTTCGTCGCGGCGCTCCTCGACGAGGGCCTGCTCGACGACGGGCAGCCCGCACCGAGCCGGATCAGCGTCGGCGGGGAGGCCTGCTCGACCGCCCTCTGGCAGCGGCTGCGCGCCTGTCCCGGGCTGCGGGTGCTCAACCTGTACGGCCCGACCGAGTTCACCGTCGACGCCCTCGGCGCGACCGGCGCCGACACCGACCGGGCCGTCATCGGCCGGCCGCTCGCCGACACCACGGCGCTGGTGCTCGACCGCCACCTCCAGCCGGTTCCGGCGGGCGTGCGCGGCGAGCTCTACCTCGCCGGCGTGCAGGAGGCGCGCGGCTACCTCGGCCAGTCCGGGCTGACCGCCGAGCGCTTCGTCGCCAACCCGTACGGCCCGCCGGGCAGCCGGATGTACCGCACCGGCGACGTCGTCTCGGTCGGCCCCGACGGCCTGGTCCGCTACCACGGCCGCCGCGACGGCCAGGCCAAGATCCGCGGCTTCCGGGTCGAGCCCGCCGAGGTCGAGGCCGCGCTCGCCGCGCTGCCCGGCGTCAGCACGGCCGCCGTCGTGGTCGGCGACCAACGGCTGCTGGGCTACGCCGTCCCCGGACCCGGTACGACGCTCGACGGCGCCACCCTGCGCGCCGCGCTCGCCGAGCGGCTGCCCGCCCACCTCGTGCCGGCGCACGTCGTGGTCCTCGACGCGCTCCCGGTCACCACGACCGGCAAGCTCGACGCGTCGGCCCTCCCGCAGCCCACCGCCGACCCGTCCGCGGCCGGGCGCGCGCCCGCCGGTCCTGCCGAGCAGGCCGTCGCGGCCGCGGTCGCCGAGGTGCTGCCGGAGGCCGGCGAGCTCGGCGCCGACAGCGACTTCTTCGCGCTCGGCGGCGACAGCATCACCGCGATCCGCGCCGTCGCCGCGCTGCGCCGCGCGGGCTGGACGAGCAGCGTGCGCGACGTCTTCCGGCTGCGCACCGTCGCCGGGATCGCGGCCGCCGCGGTCCGTGCCCCCGACGCCGGCTCCGCCGCGCCGACCGCGCCCGCCGCACCCCAGTCGCTCGTCGAGCTGGACGCGAACCAGATGGGCCAGCTCGGCGACCTGCTCGCCCGTCGTACCCGCCGGAAGGCCTCGCTATGACCCAGCCGCTCCTGTGGCCCGTCACCCCGCTCCAGGCGGGACTGGTCGCGCTCGCCCAGCTGCGCGAGCCCGGCGAGGTCGACCCCTACGTCGGCCAGTCCCTGCTGCGGATCGACGGACCGGCCGACCCCGCGGCGCTGGAGCGGGCGGTGGAGACGCTGACCGAGGCGCACCCCAACCTGCGCGCCGGCTTCGGTATGGACCTCGACGTCGACCCGGTGCAGTTCGTCGCCGACGACGTGCCGGTCGACCTCCGGGTCCACCCGCTGGCTCCGGGCGAGGACCCGCGGGCGCTCGCCGCGGCCGAGCTCGCCGAGCCCTTCGACCTCGGCGACCCGCCGCTCGTGCGCTGGCTGCTGCTCCACGACGAGCGGCCGGACGAGCCGTCGTGGCTGGTCCTGACCGCCCACCACGCGGTGCTCGACGGCTGGTCGATGCCGCTGCTCGTCGCCGCCCTGGCCGAGCACCACCGGGCCGTCCTCGCGGGTGCCCCGGCGCCGGCGGCCGCGGCGGACTACAGCCGGTTCCTCGCGTGGGTGGGCGCGCAGCCCGCGGCCGCCGCCGACGCCCACTGGGCCGGGCGGTTCGGCGGACTGGAGCTGACCGGCACCGCCCCGTGGCTGGGCCGTGATCTGGCTGACGCGACGGGGGAGAGCGCCCCGCGTCGTACCTCCCTCCGGGTCGACGGCGACACCGTCGCCCGTCTTCGCGAGCAGGCCGCCGCGGTCGGCACCACGCCCGCGGCCGTCGCGCGTGCCGCCTGGGGATTGACCCTCGACCACCTCGCCGGGATCGCGCCCGGCAGGGGCGCCGCCGTCTTCGCGACGACCGTCTCCGGGCGTCCGGAGGAGGTGCCCGACGCCGACGTGATGATCGGCCTGTTCGCCGACGCCGTGCTCACCGAGGTGCCGGCCACCCCGGGCGCGCCGCTCGCCGACGTCGTCCGCGCGCACCACGACGACTGGCTCGCCTCGCTGCCGTACCAGCACACCGGCCTCCGCGGCTGCTACCGCGCGCTCGGCCGCGAGGAGCTGGCCACCTCGCTGTTCTCCTTCGAGGCCCCGCGCGAGGACGTCGCGCACCCGCTGGGCGGCAGCAGCACCTTCACCCTCGCCGCGACCGTCGACCGCAGCCACTACCCTTGGCCGTCACCGTGGTCGCCGGTCCGCCGGGCGAGCCGTGGCTCCTCGACGTCGAGTACGACGCCGCGCGGGTCGCCACCGCGACCGCCGACCGGGCCGCGGGCGTGCTCGCCGGGCTGCTCCGCGCGTTCGCCGACGACCCGGACCGGCCACTCGCCGAGGTCGACCCGCTCGACGACGCCGAGCGGGAGCGGATCCGCTCGGTCTCCGCGCCGGCCGCCGACCTCGAGGGCGGCACGCCGCCGCCCCTGCTCCCGGACGCCTACGCCGCGACCGTCGCCGCCCACCCGGGCCGCGTCGCGCTCGTCGTCGGGACCCGGAGCCTGACCTTCGCCGAGCTCGACGCCGAGGTCGGCGCCGCGGCTGCGGAGATCCACCGCACCGGCGGCCCGGGCCGGCAGGTGCTGGCGCTGTGCCTGCCGCGCGACGAGCGGATGGTCGTCGGCATCCTGGCCGGCCTCGTCGCGGGCACCGCCGTTCTCCCGATCGACCCGAAGGCGCCGGACGACCGGCGTGCGCAGCTGCTGGAGTCCGCCGGCGCGACGCTGCTGTGGGAGGAGGCCGGGCTGCAGTGCCTGGCCGACCCGCCCGCCGTACCCGCGTCGGAGGCGGAGGCCGCGCAGCGCCACCAGGTCGCCTCGATCGTCTTCACCTCCGGCTCGACCGGCGCGCCCAAGCCGGTCGCCGTCGGCCACGACGCCCTCGCCCACCTGCTGCACCGGCAGGCGCACGACCTCTACCCCGCGGCCGAAGGACCGCTACGGGTCGCGCACACGGCGTCCTTCCACTTCGACGCCCACTGGGACGCCTTCCTCGCGCTGCTCTGCGGCCACGAGCTGCACGTCCTCGACCAGGACACCTTCCTCGACGGGCACGCGCTGGCCGAGTACGTCGCCCGCCACCGGATCGACTACCTCGACTTCACCCCGACCGTGTGGAGCGCGCTGCTGGCCGGCGGTCTTGTCGACGAGGCGCCGCTGCCGCGCACCTGCGTCGTCGGCGGCGAGGCCTTCCCTCCCGCGCTCTGGACCCGGATGCGCGAGCTCGCGAAGCAGTCCGGCGCGCGGGTGGTCAACCTCTACGGGCCGACCGAGGCCTGCGTCGACACCCTCGCGGCCGAGGTCGCCGACCACGACGCGCCGGTCGTGGGCCGCGCGATCGGCGCGACGTCCGCGCTGGTGCTCGACGCACTGCTCCGGCCGGTCCCGGTCGGCACCTGGGGCGAGCTGTACCTCGCCGGACCCCAGCTGGCACTGGGCTATCTCGGCCAGTCCGGTCGGACCGCCGAGCGCTTCGTCGCCCGGCCGGACGGGGCGCCGGGCGAGCGGATGTACCGCACCGGCGACCTCGCGATGATCGACCCGGACTCCGGCGCGCTGCGTCTCGGCGGCCGTACCGACGACCAGATCTCGCTCCACGGCTACCGGATCGAGCCGGGCGAGATCGAGCGGGTGCTGCTCGCGCACGACGAGGTCGCCGAGGCCGCGGTCGTCGCCGTCGAGCACCCGCGGCTGGGCAAGCGACTGGTCGGGTACGTCGTGCCGACCGCCTCGGCAGCGCCTGACCTGACCGGCCTCCTGGCCACGCACTGCGCGGCCACGCTGGCGCGGCACCTGGTCCCCAGCCGGTTCGTCGCCCTCGACCGGCTGCCGCTCACCAGCAACGGCAAGCTCGACAAGCGGGCGCTGCCCCTGCCGCAGTGGGGGCCGAGCACTCCGGAGGTCGAGGAGCTCGCGCAGCAAGCGTCACGAGACCCCGGCGCCGATCCCGCCGCCCTCGTCGCGGTCCGCGAGAGCCTCGCGCGCGCCCTCGGCACCACCGCGGACGCGATCGGCGAGGACGACGACTTCTTCGCCCTCGGCGGCGACAGCATCGCCGCGATCCGGGTCAGCGGGCTGCTCCGCCGGGCCGGCTGGCAGGTCCGCGGCCAGCAGGTGCTCTCGCTGCGCACGCCGCTCGCCATCGCCGGCGCCGTCGTGCCGGTCGCGTCGGCCACCCCGAGCGACGGCCCGGGTGAGGGCCCGACGTCGGGCCCCGCGCTCACCAGCGCCCAGCAGGCCGCGCTCGCCAGTCATGTGGCCGAGGTCCGCGGGTGCGCGGTCGACGCCGTCCTCTGGCTGACGCCCACGCAGCAGGGCATCCTGCTCGACTCCGAGCTGGCGCTGGCCGCGGGCTCGGCCGACCCCTACCGCACCACCGCGACCCTGCGCATCGACGCCACCACCGCGCTGACGCGGGCCGACGTGCAGGCCGCGCTCGACGCCTGGCTGGTACGACACCCGAACCTGGCGATCGGCACCTGGCAGCACGACCTGCCGGAGCCGGTGGCCTTCGTCCCCTCCGAGCGCACCGTCCCGCTGGGCGTCGTCGCCGGCGGTCCCGACCGGGTCGCCGCCGCCGAGGCGGCCGAGCTGGCGCGCGACACCGACTTCGCCGCGGCGCGCCTGGTCGGGGCGACCTGGATCGACACGGGCGCCCCGACGTCGTACCTCGTCGTGTCGATGCACCACCTGCTCACCGACGGCTGGTCCCTGCCGATCCTCGCCGACGACCTCGCCGACCTGCTCGCGGCCGGCCCGCAGCAGCGGGCGGAGCTGGCGGTCGAGGTGCGGCCCGGCTTCGCCGAGCACCTGCGCTGGGTCGCGGGGCTGCGCGAGGAGCAGGACGCCGTCGCCGCGCTGTGGCGCACCGAGCTGGCCGGCCTGGTGCCGCTCCGGCTGCCGGAGCAGTCCGGCGTCGCGCCCGCCCTGCTGGTCGCCGGCCACGCCGACGCCGCCACCACCGCGCGCTGGCGGACCGTGCTCGCCGAGCGCGGGGTCACCTGGGCCGAGGCGGTCCAGGCGGCCTGGGCGCTGGCCTGGGGGGCGGCCACCGGCACCGACGACGTCTGCTTCGGCCTCACCGGCGCCGGGCGCTCCGAGGAGGTCGCCGGCGCGGCCGACATGGTCGGCCTCTTCATCACCACCCGGCCGGTCCGCCTCGCCACCGGCGCGGCGGGGCCGCCGCCGACACCCTGCTCACGAGTGTCCGTACGTCGGCCGAGCGCACCGACCGCGCCCAGCACCTCGGCCTCGGGCTCGCCCAGCGCAGCGCGGGCGGCCCCCTCTTCGACAGCCTGGTCGTGGTGGAGAACTACCCGCGCCCGGACGCCGACGACGACAGGCCCGTGGCCGTCGTACCGCTGTCGGGGCAGGACGGCACCGGCTATCCCGTCACCCTCACCGTGCAGCCGGGGGACCGCCTGGCGTGGGAGGTCGAGGGCCGCCACCCCGAGCTGACCACCGCGCTGCTCGCCGGTCTGGAGGAGGCCTTCGAGGTCGCGCTGGTCGCGCTGCTGGACGACGCGACCGTCCCGGCGCCGGAGTTCCTCTCCGCGCCGCGGCTGCCCGTCCGGCCGGCGCCGCTGGCCCCGCCGGCGGCCGCGACCGCGCCCGTCGAGCGCCCCGCGGACGCCGGGGCGGCGGACGCCCTCGACGCAGCGGCCCGCGCGGCCGCCCGGGTGCTCGGCGTCGACGAGCTCGCGCCGGACGCCGACTTCTTCGCCCACGGCGGCGACTCGATCGCCGCCATCGCCCTCGTCGGCGCGTTGCGTTCGGCCGGCCTGGTGGTCGGCGTGCGCGCGGTCTTCGAGGGACGTACGCCGGCCGGCATCGTCGCGCTCGCCACGACCGCCGCCCGCCCGGCGAGCGCCTCCGGACCGGGCGAGCTGCCGCTGACGCCCGCGCTGTCGTGGTTCGTGCAGCACGCCGAGCCCGCGCGGCGGCAGGGCTTCCAGCAGGTCCTGGTGCTCGCCGTTCCCGCCGACGTCACCGATCAGGCGTGGGCCGAGGCGCTCGACGCCCTGGCCGCCCGCCACGCGGGCCTGCGCCTCGCGCTCCGCGGCGACCGGGCCGAGGTGCTCGAGCACGTGCCCGGCACGGTGCTCGCCGGCGCCGGCGACGACCCGGTCGCGCTGACCCGCCGGCTGGCAGCCGGGATCGACCCCGAGCAGGGCGTCGTGCTCCGCGCCGGACTCGTCCGCAGCGAGGACGCCGAGGACACCGCCCAGCTGGTCCTCGTCGCGCACCACATCGCGGTGGACGCGGTCTCGTGGCGGATCCTCACCGACGACCTCCGCGCGCTGGTCGCGGGCGAGCGCCTTCCCGAGCCCGGCGGCATCCGGGACTGGGCGATGGCCCAGCACGCCGCCGCTCCCCGGCTCGCCGAGCGGATCGACCGCTGGGAGGCGGCGCTGCCCGCCGACGCGCTCGACCTGCGCACGGCTCCGTCGGCCCGGTTGGGCAGCGTCGGCGAGGCCGCCGAGGTCGCCGTCGAGCTGACCGCGGAGGAGACCGACCGCTTCCTCGCCCACACCGCCGCCGGCACGGCGCCGGACCACCTGCTCGTCGCCGCGCTGGCCGCGGCCGCCGGCCGGACCGTCGTCGTCGAGGCCGAGGGCCACGGCCGCGACCTCGAGCTCCCCGACGCAGCCGACCCCGCCGACACCGTGGGCTGGCTGACCGCCACCTGGCCGGTCCCGGTCACCCCCGCCGCCCACCCGGCCGGCACCTTCGCCGCGGCCGCCGCGGCGCTCGACGTCACCGACGGCCCGGAGTACGGCGTCCTGCGCCACCTGCTCCCCGAGGGCCGCGAGCGGCTGGGCGCCCGCGAGGACGCGCACCCGCCGCAGGTGCTGGTCAACTACCTCGGTCGCGAGGCCCTCGGCACCGGTCCGTGGCAGCCCAGCCTCGACAGCGCCGCCGTGGAGAGCGCGCTCGGCCTGCACGACGGGCTCCCGGCGTCCCACCCGCTCGAGCTCAACGCGTACGTCGCCGGCGACCGCCTCGTCGCCCGCTGGCAGGTCGCGTCCGGCGCTGCTCCTGCCGCCCGGGCGCTGGTCGACCGCTGGGCCGAGGAGCTGAGGCAGCTCCTCGCGTGCGGTCCCGACGAGCTCGCCGCCACCCGCACGCCGTACGACGCCGCGGGGATCGGTCCCGACGCGATCACGGCGCTGCTGGCCGAGCACCCCGAGGTCGCCGACGTGGAGGCGCTCTGGCCGCTCACACCGGTGCAGCGGGGCATGTGGTTCCACGCGGTCACCGACGAGGTGGACGGGTACACCAGCGCCGTCGCCCTCGACCTGCACGGCCCGCTCGACGCCGGCCGGCTGCGGCGCGCCCTCGACGCCGTCGTCGCCCGGCACCCGCAGCTCCGGCTCGGGGTGCTGCCCCTCGCCGACGGCGCACCCGTCGCGGTCTCCCGCCGCGACCTGCGCGCCGCCTGGCGCGCGACCGAGGAGCCGTCGCTCGACGACGCCCGGCGGCAGGAGCTGCTGACCGCCCACGAGCGCGAGCCCTTCGAGCTCACGGGTCCGCTGCTGCGCGCGCACCTCGTGCGGCTCGATGCCGAGCACCACCACCTGGTGCTCGCCAACCACCACCTGCTGCTCGACGGCTGGTCGGTGCCGCTGCTGGTCCGCGAGCTGCTGGAGACCTACGTCGCCGACACTGCGCCGAGTGCCGTCCCCGACCCGCGGCGCACCGGCCTCGCCCGGCTCGCCGCCTGGCAGCAGGCCCACCCGGCCGACGCCGAGGCCTGGCGGGACCGGCTGTCCGGTGCCGCGCCGACCCTGCTCGCCGGCCCCGAGGCGGAGCCCGCCGACGCGGCCGTCGTACGCCCGCTCGACGAGGGCTGGCAGGCGGTCGAGCAGGCCGCCCGCGCCGCCGACGTCACCGTCTCCACGCTGGTCACCACCGCCTGGACGGTCGTCCTCGGCGCTCTCACCGGTCACGACGACGTGGTCACCGGCACCGTCGTGGCCGGCCGCCCCGGCGACCTGCCCGGCGCCGACGAGCTACTCGGCATGTTCGTCACCACGCTGCCGGTGCGGGCCCGCTGGGACGCCGCCACGACCGGCGCCGCGCTGCTCGCGCAGGCCGGCGCCGACGCCATCGGCCGGCTCGACGCCGGCCCGGTCGCGCTCGGCGACCTGCACCGCGTGGCCGGCGTGCCGACGCTCTTCGACAGCCTGGTCGTGGTCGAGAACTACCCCCACGACCCCGACGACCAGCCGGCCTCCGCGGCCGGCCTGAGCGTCGGCGCGATCGAGGGCGTGGACGCCACGCACTACCCGCTGTCGCTGACGATGGAGCCCGGCGAGTCCCTCCGGCTGGAGTACGCCGCCGGGGTGCTCGGCGAGCACGCGCCGGCCGTGCTCGACGCGGTCGTCGAGGCCGCCACCGTGCTGGTCACCGAGCTGGACCGCCCGGTCGCCGAGCTCGCCGCCGCGCTGCGCGACCGCCTCGCCCCGGTCGTCGCCACGCTGCCCGCGGCGACGGCGACCGGGCCCGCCGCGGACGGCGCCGTCGACCCGGAGCGGCTCACCGACGTACGCACCGCCTTCGCCACCGCCCTCGGTCTGGCCGACGTCGCGCCCGACGACGACTTCTTCGCCCTCGGCGGCGACAGCATCGTCGCCATGCGCGTGGTCTCGGCCCTGCGCGAGCACGGCCTCGTGGTCCGGCCGAAGGCGCTCTTCTCCGCGCCCACCCCGGTCGGTCTCGCCGCCCTCGTCACCACCGTCACGCCGGCCGAACCCGAGCCCGCCCCCGCTCCCGCGGCGCCGGGCTCGCTGCTCGACTTCGACCCCACGTCCGCCCTCGAGGACCTGCTGAGGAACCCCTGATGAACGACCTGATCGCCGACGTCTGGCCGCTCGCGCCGCTCCAGTCCGGCCTGCTCTTCCACGCCGTGGGGGACGAGTCCGCGCTCGACGTCTACACGATGCAGTCGACGTACGCCTTCCCCGGCG harbors:
- a CDS encoding AMP-binding protein; its protein translation is MNRLGSAAARCPAMVTNVLPLRVAVDPAADLVTLVDRVAAAAGAVRRGGRYRAERLQRDLGLLVSGNPLTLAELNIKLFDAPVEVPGVAVTVRNLAEGPLDDLSFSVGRTPDGVIGWVASGPAGAAEDEVRGHLDGVTALFEELVAAAGTTAVGSIGASAPAVIEGPALGAWPDPAERFAQSVAAHPDRTALVSDGTTWSYRALDERVAAEAGRIRAAGAGIGDLVAVDLPRGADYVVALLALHRLGAVAVALDAEWPETRRREMLGRLGASYTLSGLGEVAGDPVTAPVPVPADALAYVIHTSGSTGFPKAVGITRAGLGHFVAHHERVGLFAEAPADRPLRVAQTLALAFDGSWDTLQGVLLGHEVHLVDRDTGRDPAALRALLAAERIDLIDTMPSFVAALLDEGLLDDGQPAPSRISVGGEACSTALWQRLRACPGLRVLNLYGPTEFTVDALGATGADTDRAVIGRPLADTTALVLDRHLQPVPAGVRGELYLAGVQEARGYLGQSGLTAERFVANPYGPPGSRMYRTGDVVSVGPDGLVRYHGRRDGQAKIRGFRVEPAEVEAALAALPGVSTAAVVVGDQRLLGYAVPGPGTTLDGATLRAALAERLPAHLVPAHVVVLDALPVTTTGKLDASALPQPTADPSAAGRAPAGPAEQAVAAAVAEVLPEAGELGADSDFFALGGDSITAIRAVAALRRAGWTSSVRDVFRLRTVAGIAAAAVRAPDAGSAAPTAPAAPQSLVELDANQMGQLGDLLARRTRRKASL
- a CDS encoding condensation domain-containing protein, with product MTQPLLWPVTPLQAGLVALAQLREPGEVDPYVGQSLLRIDGPADPAALERAVETLTEAHPNLRAGFGMDLDVDPVQFVADDVPVDLRVHPLAPGEDPRALAAAELAEPFDLGDPPLVRWLLLHDERPDEPSWLVLTAHHAVLDGWSMPLLVAALAEHHRAVLAGAPAPAAAADYSRFLAWVGAQPAAAADAHWAGRFGGLELTGTAPWLGRDLADATGESAPRRTSLRVDGDTVARLREQAAAVGTTPAAVARAAWGLTLDHLAGIAPGRGAAVFATTVSGRPEEVPDADVMIGLFADAVLTEVPATPGAPLADVVRAHHDDWLASLPYQHTGLRGCYRALGREELATSLFSFEAPREDVAHPLGGSSTFTLAATVDRSHYPWPSPWSPVRRASRGSSTSSTTPRGSPPRPPTGPRACSPGCSARSPTTRTGHSPRSTRSTTPSGSGSARSPRRPPTSRAARRRPCSRTPTPRPSPPTRAASRSSSGPGA